Proteins encoded in a region of the Paenibacillus sp. W2I17 genome:
- a CDS encoding LysE family transporter, translated as MLGYVILGLSLSAPIGPINAAQLDKGIRGGFMPAWFVGLGAIAADIIYMLLVYFGIVHLLELPFVRVFLWMFGCFVLIYTGVESIKNAGTLAPSEMRGDDSELAKSFTQGFLMSLFNPLSIMFWLGIYGSVLAKAVNDSPMDQLLIYSGAIIFGVLLWDLFMATTVSFFRKYLTSTVLKGIALISGLSLVGFGCYFGYKAIQFLFFI; from the coding sequence ATGTTAGGTTATGTGATCCTGGGATTATCACTTTCAGCCCCTATTGGACCCATCAATGCTGCACAATTGGACAAGGGTATTCGAGGTGGGTTTATGCCTGCCTGGTTTGTTGGGCTAGGAGCCATCGCAGCTGATATCATCTATATGCTGCTTGTGTATTTTGGCATCGTACATCTGCTTGAACTTCCGTTTGTAAGGGTATTCCTCTGGATGTTTGGTTGTTTTGTATTGATCTATACGGGTGTGGAAAGTATTAAAAATGCAGGAACCCTTGCCCCTTCTGAAATGAGAGGAGATGATTCGGAGCTTGCCAAGTCATTTACTCAAGGATTCCTGATGTCTCTGTTTAACCCTCTTTCCATCATGTTCTGGCTAGGCATTTATGGCTCAGTTCTGGCCAAGGCTGTAAATGACTCTCCTATGGATCAATTGTTGATATATAGTGGAGCTATCATCTTTGGCGTACTTCTGTGGGATTTATTCATGGCGACTACTGTAAGTTTTTTTCGCAAATACCTCACTTCTACTGTGCTTAAAGGAATTGCTCTCATTTCCGGACTTTCTTTAGTCGGTTTTGGCTGTTACTTCGGATATAAAGCCATTCAATTTCTCTTCTTTATTTGA
- a CDS encoding LysE family translocator, producing MEIYIKFVLIGLAIAMPVGAITVEMTKQGLRNGFIHGWAVGLGGMTIDAGLILAMYFGFASVLSLPYVQIPLWLAGAGFLAFLGYDSIRNSDLDMATSENTKGKIKKSFWRTYRNGLLVAVSPGNLIFWISVFGVVLSDSYQSTGKLSFIIAGFGVLCGILIHDLGLLSIVSVTRKVMSKKMIQAVSAMAGVLLLGFSFYFLYKFVLALWLLFQ from the coding sequence ATGGAAATCTATATTAAGTTCGTCCTGATTGGTCTCGCTATTGCCATGCCAGTGGGAGCAATTACTGTAGAGATGACCAAGCAGGGATTGAGAAATGGGTTTATCCATGGCTGGGCCGTGGGTCTTGGAGGCATGACAATTGATGCTGGTTTGATCCTGGCCATGTACTTCGGGTTTGCTTCCGTCTTATCTCTTCCTTATGTACAAATTCCACTATGGCTTGCGGGAGCTGGATTTCTGGCCTTTCTGGGATACGATTCGATCCGGAACTCAGATCTGGATATGGCAACATCAGAAAATACGAAAGGAAAAATCAAAAAATCGTTTTGGAGGACATACCGCAATGGCTTATTGGTAGCGGTCTCCCCTGGTAATCTTATTTTTTGGATATCTGTTTTTGGTGTTGTATTGTCCGATTCATACCAATCTACCGGTAAGTTGAGTTTTATCATTGCAGGATTTGGCGTACTATGTGGAATTCTCATTCATGACCTGGGTCTGCTCTCCATTGTATCTGTGACACGAAAAGTAATGAGCAAAAAAATGATACAAGCAGTCTCTGCCATGGCTGGAGTCCTTTTGCTGGGTTTCTCGTTCTACTTTTTATATAAATTTGTATTGGCTCTGTGGCTTCTATTTCAGTAA
- a CDS encoding manganese catalase family protein, translated as MFFYREDLINMIVPDKPDPAAAKVLQETLGGQFGEMRTMMQFFFQSSNFRGNATQYRDLIRGVFLEELSHIELVQQTINQLLTGAGAEGAGDAGVDGAPLDEAIKHANPHHYIMGAQSSLPVDAAGNPWLGNYVYDHGNLVSNLLDNIVLESTGVLQKSRIYEMSTNKAFRETLGFLIVRDNAHQNAFAKALETLGVNWGKIFPIPNYDINKYPECRKYVDMGFHNAQFNFRLDNTRIAEIFSGQTPSRNGGELQVIDPPQGYPLPYMPELPNEHSPGIHDLNA; from the coding sequence ATGTTTTTTTATCGTGAAGACCTGATCAATATGATCGTACCGGACAAGCCTGATCCCGCGGCAGCAAAAGTATTGCAAGAGACGCTTGGTGGCCAATTTGGTGAAATGCGGACGATGATGCAATTTTTCTTTCAAAGTAGTAATTTTCGGGGCAATGCCACGCAGTATAGAGATCTGATCCGTGGTGTATTTCTTGAGGAATTAAGCCATATTGAACTGGTGCAACAAACCATTAATCAGTTATTAACGGGAGCCGGTGCAGAGGGCGCGGGAGATGCAGGGGTCGACGGTGCTCCATTGGATGAAGCGATTAAACATGCCAACCCGCATCATTACATCATGGGGGCTCAGAGCTCATTACCTGTTGATGCTGCAGGTAATCCATGGCTTGGAAACTATGTGTACGATCATGGGAATCTGGTAAGCAACTTACTTGATAATATTGTGTTGGAGTCTACGGGTGTGTTGCAAAAATCAAGAATATATGAAATGAGTACCAACAAAGCATTCCGTGAAACGCTGGGTTTTCTGATTGTTCGTGATAATGCTCATCAAAATGCATTTGCCAAAGCACTGGAGACTCTGGGTGTGAATTGGGGCAAAATATTCCCGATTCCCAACTATGATATTAATAAATATCCCGAATGCCGGAAATATGTAGATATGGGTTTCCACAATGCGCAGTTTAATTTCCGTTTAGACAATACACGCATCGCTGAGATTTTCAGTGGTCAAACGCCAAGTCGTAATGGTGGGGAACTGCAGGTAATCGATCCCCCACAAGGATATCCACTTCCTTATATGCCTGAACTTCCAAATGAGCATAGCCCAGGGATACATGATCTCAATGCATAA
- a CDS encoding amino acid permease — translation MSKASTNATEEKKLKWWQLSLLGVAGTIGTGYFLGSSLAISIGGPAVLLAYILAALGTYVVFDALARMTADHPEQGSFRSYAKKAFGSWAGFASGWFYWFSELLIMGSQLTALSIFSRFWFPAVPLWIFAAGFGIVGLCIVFFGNKGFDRVENVLAIIKIAAIIMFLVLAIALLAGWIGGTKYEHKVPLDMAAIFPKGGIGLWSAFLFAFYAYGGIEVLGIMSYRLQKPEDAPKAGKVMLIALSTVYVVSIGLALIMVPLNAFNPKESPFVLALSSDHLAFVPHLFNGVLIVAGFSTMTASLYAVTSMIITLAQEGDAPQLFSRKWKTKYPLFALSLIGCGLVGTIIMSLLLPGKVYEYITTAAGLMLLYNWSFILLSSGKLLKSGKFDVIKRWIGLLLITAAVTGTLFHALSRPGFYISLLLVSLIAISDVIVQRIRKKKPATQTSSNAKKDESEENEQHSTGISSYHITGIRLRKKNKLK, via the coding sequence ATGAGTAAAGCATCGACTAACGCTACAGAAGAAAAGAAACTGAAATGGTGGCAATTAAGTCTGCTAGGTGTGGCAGGAACAATTGGTACAGGGTATTTTCTGGGTTCCAGCCTTGCGATCTCGATTGGTGGTCCAGCTGTGCTACTGGCCTATATCTTGGCGGCCTTGGGTACATATGTAGTTTTTGATGCGCTCGCGAGAATGACAGCGGACCATCCGGAACAAGGATCTTTTCGTTCATATGCTAAGAAAGCCTTTGGAAGTTGGGCAGGCTTTGCAAGCGGATGGTTCTATTGGTTTTCGGAGTTGCTCATTATGGGGAGTCAGCTAACCGCATTGTCCATTTTCTCTAGGTTTTGGTTTCCGGCTGTTCCGCTCTGGATCTTTGCTGCAGGGTTCGGTATTGTGGGTCTTTGTATTGTATTCTTCGGTAACAAGGGATTTGACCGGGTTGAAAATGTACTGGCTATCATTAAAATTGCAGCCATCATCATGTTCTTGGTGCTTGCCATCGCCCTACTCGCAGGGTGGATTGGGGGAACCAAATATGAACACAAAGTACCGCTGGATATGGCAGCGATTTTTCCAAAGGGTGGCATCGGATTGTGGTCTGCGTTTCTTTTTGCGTTCTATGCTTATGGAGGTATTGAAGTTCTTGGCATTATGTCATATCGGCTTCAAAAACCGGAGGATGCCCCAAAGGCAGGAAAAGTCATGCTCATTGCGCTATCCACCGTATATGTTGTATCCATTGGACTCGCGTTAATTATGGTTCCTTTGAATGCATTCAACCCCAAGGAGAGTCCATTTGTACTGGCACTCAGTAGTGATCACCTTGCTTTTGTCCCACATTTGTTCAATGGTGTACTCATTGTAGCCGGATTTTCAACGATGACCGCTTCGCTCTATGCGGTGACGTCTATGATTATTACCCTCGCGCAGGAGGGAGACGCCCCGCAGTTATTTTCTCGAAAGTGGAAAACGAAGTATCCGTTATTTGCCTTGTCCCTCATTGGTTGTGGGTTAGTTGGTACGATCATCATGTCTCTCTTACTCCCAGGCAAAGTATATGAATACATCACAACTGCAGCTGGACTGATGCTTCTGTACAACTGGTCGTTTATTTTGTTATCCTCCGGTAAATTGTTGAAATCAGGCAAGTTCGATGTGATCAAACGCTGGATTGGCTTATTGTTGATCACTGCTGCAGTCACTGGAACACTTTTTCATGCACTCAGCAGACCAGGGTTCTATATTAGCTTATTGCTTGTCTCTCTCATTGCCATTAGTGACGTTATTGTACAACGGATTCGCAAGAAGAAACCTGCGACCCAAACATCATCAAACGCCAAGAAAGACGAAAGTGAAGAAAATGAGCAGCATTCTACGGGTATAAGCAGTTATCACATCACGGGTATTCGGTTACGCAAAAAAAACAAACTCAAATAA
- a CDS encoding AMP-dependent synthetase and ligase: protein MNQFSQSQQITQLAQQLTQQTQQASMQYQQLLRQEQSNAQQLEQLAQREQQAAHMIQTALQGHQTAIQQLQQISNLAQQLAHSSSQHVSYLEQPYNTPNISTNGQSFGSYSNQNRPQ from the coding sequence ATGAATCAGTTCTCTCAATCGCAGCAAATTACGCAGTTGGCTCAACAACTTACACAACAAACACAACAGGCTTCGATGCAATATCAACAACTACTTAGACAAGAACAAAGCAACGCTCAACAACTGGAGCAATTGGCACAACGCGAGCAACAAGCTGCACATATGATCCAGACCGCACTGCAAGGACATCAAACTGCCATCCAGCAATTACAACAAATCTCCAATCTTGCTCAACAACTTGCACACTCATCTTCACAGCACGTATCTTATCTTGAGCAGCCATACAACACTCCCAATATCTCAACTAATGGTCAATCCTTTGGTTCATATTCGAATCAAAACCGCCCGCAATAA
- a CDS encoding YqcI/YcgG family protein yields the protein MSLLFSSSEIENEEIPLENWKRDAYRLFSSKMSDREARFPCIPATQAFALGHLRYGFVSNFGDESAERNVSDILKEYGECSRSFGEYSSLILFFDKEKEVRDVLAYETAFWDLLSQIRHLDTKPWPKDIPEDPEHPMWEFCYNDERYFVYCGTPAHMSRQSRNFPYFMLALTPRWVLDIWNAQPLKAAAIAPRIRARLAAYDTIPAHPELKQYGSQGNLEYKQYFLRDDDTAPSKCPFLRSLQQDNVKE from the coding sequence ATGTCGTTGTTGTTTTCATCTTCTGAGATTGAGAATGAGGAGATCCCTCTCGAAAACTGGAAAAGAGATGCTTACCGTTTATTCTCTTCGAAAATGAGTGACCGGGAGGCTCGATTTCCCTGTATTCCGGCTACACAGGCTTTTGCCCTGGGTCACCTCCGATACGGCTTTGTTTCTAATTTCGGAGACGAGTCTGCAGAACGTAATGTATCAGACATACTCAAGGAATATGGAGAATGCTCTCGTTCATTCGGAGAATATTCTTCATTGATTTTATTTTTTGATAAGGAAAAAGAAGTCCGGGATGTATTGGCCTATGAAACAGCCTTCTGGGATTTATTAAGCCAGATTAGACACTTGGATACCAAGCCTTGGCCAAAAGATATTCCAGAAGACCCGGAGCATCCCATGTGGGAGTTTTGTTACAATGACGAACGGTATTTTGTCTATTGCGGGACGCCAGCCCATATGTCACGACAAAGTCGCAACTTTCCTTATTTCATGTTAGCTCTAACACCGCGCTGGGTGCTCGATATATGGAACGCACAACCTCTGAAAGCTGCAGCGATTGCTCCGAGAATTCGCGCACGCTTGGCTGCCTACGATACCATACCGGCACATCCTGAATTAAAGCAATACGGATCACAAGGCAACCTGGAGTATAAACAATATTTTTTGCGAGATGACGATACCGCTCCTTCCAAATGCCCGTTTCTTCGATCCCTTCAGCAGGACAACGTAAAGGAATAG